The genomic interval ATTACAGGGAGGTTGGCTTGGGTCAGGTTTGATGCTAAACTTGCAAACTGACCCAGACAATCGGGTTATGCAAAATGGAAAACCACCAACTGACCCATTAATCATTTGAAATCAATTTTTTGGGTTGGTTTGGTTTGGATTGGCAGGTTGTTAAACACTCCTAGTGTGCATTGTGCCTTTGACTTCTATGATTTTTATTCTGTTTGGCATTCACTAAGTAattacaaattttgaaaaaaaattagagCAAAATCTTAAGCCCAAACTTTGGGCCCTTTTGAAAGTTCAAAAAGGAATTTGAGGATTGGGGCCCATCATCATAGGTCACAAACAATATATGAAATAATGGGGAAGTGGGTGGATGATGGAGGGAAGTTTTCTCTCCTCATCTTTTTTGATGGGGAATGGGAGAACACCCCCCCACCTCCCCAACAAAAAAATGTAAGGGGAAAAAAAACATCATCATACACCCAAAAAGATAACCTATCGATACCTggtcttgtaaaatatttgttaataaatAGAAATTAAAATGAAAAGAGTTTAAGTACTTTATATTAGAAGTACTTTTTTGAACCACTTTTTAAAGAAGTTTTTGAGTGGGATTGGAGAAGTAGGGATAGATTTTTGGTGATTTAAAAGTGTGGGTACTGTAGAGAGGCAGTGGCAGTTTCATGACTAATGAATTTTGGGGGCAATTTTGTGATTTTCAGAAATTCTCTTTCCCTCTCCCCCGTTCCTTGTACTGCCTTGTACTGATTGTgtgctgctctctctctctctccccaagCCCTTTCCTTTGCAGATCCATGACTATGCCGTCAGATCTGGTGCTGTGCTGTGGTGCTCAGCAGTCGGTGGTTCTGACTTTGCCATCCCCTCTTTGCACTGCTGCCTCACCTTTGCAAATTGCAATGACCATGCCCTGCAAATTAAAATCTAGAATGAAAGCAAGAACTTTATATATTGATTTAAAccaatattaaaataaattaaaaatgttaatttaattaataatatagtattataaCTAACATAAATTTATaagataatcatatgttataaatatatatcagcaacaaagttattttttatttttagttaaaaataataatcatatttcatttcaaatattaattaaaattttaattagaagaTATTAATAAtcttgattaaaaatattaattagaaaataatcatatattattttattatgtattataacatattaattatttgatgaaatataacaatataaattCATACTACACATGTAATAAAAATGAGTATCCAAACACCACTTATTTAGTTAACCTTTATGATTGGCACATATGGATACACCAAATAGTACTTATGACTTTCAGCACttaataaattcaaattttttttctttggaaaGTAATTCCCCTAAGTGGTTCCAAATGGTAACTTAACAAATTCAACACAAATATAAAATGTATGATAATATATAGACAATATTTTAATCTTTTCAAATTTTCTGTTTGGCAAACCCAAACCGGAAATTGATTGTCAAATCATAAAAAACCAAAACCAAGAAGCCAAACCAATGTGAAGAATGAGAAAGCTCAACATTCACATTGACCAATTTAACTTCATTTATTAGAGTTCAAGCTAATTTAAATCTTTCttgtatttaaaatttaaatggtCCAATCCTTTGTTCACCACAGAGTTGCTCTCGTAAATTAGTGTGAGTAGCTTATTGGAGGAGATTATAAGTGATGCCAAATTTCTGTTTATGTTGAAATTTCATTCCAATCTATAAAAGGTATGCTCTGGCCCAGGTTGGGGtcaggttttaaaatttttggacTTGTGCACGTTGTATGTGATTGCGTTGTGTTTCAAAAGATTACTCAGTGTACAGAATTTCTTGGACCATGTGTGTAAGTTGGCTACCTTCTGTCTGATTATGGCCAGTGCACTGATTGTATGCAGACCTTCAATTACATGCATCTCCCTGGGGTATGAGGATTTCTTGGTTATGAGGATCATAAATGGTAGTTTTTTGCGTCTACATACTGAAATGTGAAGTTTTCTATAGCGTCCAGTTTCTTGAAGTACTTGGTGCCAAAATTTAGTTATCTGTTTGAATAAATTGTCATATTCTGTGTGTTATGCTATTTGAATTCTGAAATTGCACCTCATTTACTTTTACATTGACAATGCCTGGAGAATCTGGAATAATTTATTTGGTGTGATGGGAGAATCTTGGGTTTTTCTGGTGTCAGTGGAGGAATTGTTGTCGATTTCCTTTTGACTGGTTTGGTAGAAGGAAGGAGAGGATGAAACTATGGAAGTGTGGTATTTTTGCACTATTGTGGGGAATCTGGGGATTATGGTTGGAGCGTAATGCACGTATATTTtcaggaagaaaattgaattggaAGCTGGTTTAGGAGAAGATTCTTTCCCTGGTTTCCTTATGCCAAATTGGGTCAGGTGCTTCAAGGGAGTTGGCTTTTTGGATATTCAGTGAGACTGGAGGAATCTTCTGCTATGATTCTTATGTTTTTTTACCAGTTTTTGTTttattagtttgttttttttttctgtattttttaaGAACTTTAGTGGGAGaagtctttttctcctttttgtaaattctcctcttatcaatgaaatctgttcttttgctataaaaaaggATTTGTCATATTCTCGCTATCTATCAGGAACATGGTGGAGATCTCAATGAATAGCTCCTGGTTAGGGTAGGAGCTTTTTATACTAACTGACGCTGTTAGTGTTTATTGAGTTTCTTGggtatgagtattattttagcTGGTTTCTGTATTTTTTAAGAACTTTAACGAGAGAAATATTTTGGTCCTTTTTGTAAATTCTCTTCTtatcaatgaaatctcttctttttctatggaaaaaaaattgttttattcTTGCTATCTATCAGGAACATGGTGGGGATCTCAATGAATAGCTCCTGGTTAGGGTAGTAGCTTTTATACTAATTGATGCTGTTAGTGTTTATTGAGTTTCTTGGGTAAGATCACTTCTGGCCCTGGTCCTTTTATTAGTTAGTCCTGGTAAAGCCCCCAGGCGGCATATAAGGATAATTTTAGCTTGTTTCTGTTCATACAGATTGAAATGTGAAGCTTTCTGTTTTTGGTTATATTGTTGGTGTTTATTGTCAAGTTTCTTGAAGTACTCTCTGCTGAAAATCAGCTATCTGTTTTGCTAAAATGTCACACTCTGCTGACAATCAGGAGCATGGTGAGGATCTCAATGAAGCTGTGAATGCACATTTCAGTGAGGGCGACAGAAACATGTTTGTACCCTTTAACACCAGTTTTCCTTGTTTGTTTTATTCCCTCCTGTTTACCAACACTTACATGAAACATTttaaatggtttgtgcatatttatttgAAGTTGATGTTTGATTTGATTTTCATTGTCCAGCATGCATGAAACATCTATTGCTGCTCAAAACGATTTCATGGATGTAGATGATCCTAGTCAGCTTGAGTCTGGGGGGGCTCCTTTTCCACTTCTTTCTGCTGCTAGAAATTTGAATCCTTTCTCAATCCTTGATCCAAACCTTAGTAGGAGCTTGTTAGGCCATAGTTCTGAGCTTTCAAGTGCTGCTCCAATTGTTTCACATCCCAGAGAAGTGAGGGAGATCCCCATAGAGGTCAAGGATGGGACCGAGCCATCTCGCCATTCTGGCCGCATTCCTACTATTGAGGATGTTACTGGAACTGCAGATATACATGGCCCAGAAATACATGGAACTGTCATAattgatgatgaaaatgatgaaaatattccAACTACTCCAACTGGACATAGTGCAGGGTGGAATGAACGGAAAAATGGTGGTTTGGGCAACAGCTCCCATGATGGACATGGTAGACCTAGTGCTCCTGAATTTGATAAATTTTCAGACTTTGGAAATGATATAGAAGAAGAAATGATTCGAGCTGCTATTGAAGCTTCAAGACAGGAGGTTGAGGAGGAGGGTTTCCCTGCTCAAAAAATTGGCACTCACACTGTATGTGACAGTAACCTTTTTCTTTATCAGTACTACGTACGTCTTTTGGCATTTATTGACATGCTAATGCAGGACTCAAATGCTCCTGGTCCTCATCAAAGGCGGTCTCCCTTAGAGGATGCTGAACTTGCACAAGCCGTTTCACTTTCATTGAAGGTTTGTAGATCTTTAAGGATTTATTGTCCTAATATTTGCTTTTCCTGATCCTTTTAATGGACAATTGATCCAGACAGCAGAGCAAGAGAAGGCATTACGTGAGCAGGGCATAAAAGTTGAAGCATCAAAAGTGGGAGCTTATGAGCCATCCGAGGTGGAAGATCTGGGAAAATCTGCAGCATTAAATGGAAGGTAGGTGTCTTTTCTGGCTGTTTAAGAGTCTTGCATACTATGATCTCTTGataagcctctctctctctctctctctctctctctctctctcatgtgtggtgtgtgtgtgttttttccTTTCTGGGTTGCCCCTAAAAGGGGAGCCTTGGTGCAATAGTAGAGTTGTTTCCGTGTGACTTCCTTgaggcatggaaacagcctcttgcaaaaaatGCATGGTAAGGCTGCTTACTATAGACTCGTTGTGGACTGCCCCTTCTCTGGTCCCGCATATGCGGGAACCTTGTACACCAGGCTGCCTTTTTTTCCCTCGCCCACCTCTCTTTTAAGGGAGATGTTGGTTTGAGGTGAGTGGTTGTAAATACATTTGCTTGTTTTGCCTTTGTTGCACTGGCCAACTTGTGTTGCCGGACAAGTGCTTTTATATGTCTTCCTGGGCAACAGTTCAGTTTTTCTCACAAAGATGCTTCATTAAGTGAATTCAGGGTAGAGGCAGGAAGCTCATTCATTCAAGATGAAACTGAAGATGTTGAGGAGCCACTGGTTAGGCACAGGTCAAGGCATATGTCTTCTGGTTCTATGGAGCCTACTGAAGATGTTGGGGAAGTTGGGGAAATTGGGGTTAGTCCACCGTCAAGCCCTGGGCAGAATGGTAGTCATTCACAGCATAATGGAAATTCTTTCCCTTCTGATGAGGTATCTTCCTGCTTATGTGTATTTTGCCATGactttttatttagaatttcaaatcATTTAATATATCATGCTGACTCAAAATGAatgtaaaattttttaattttgtcTTACGTTTTGAAGTGGGGAGGAATATCTTCCTTGGAGCATGATGAAGCAGTCATGCTTGAGGCTGCCATGTTTGGTGGAATTCCTGAAGGGAGTAGTTATCGTTTTCCATATGCTCCTCATCAGCTAATGCAGACTGGTTTAAGTAGCACTGTGGGTCCTTACACCCAGCGGATGCCTCGTCCTCCATCACCCTCTTTGGAAGCCCAGCGCTTGATACGGGAACAGCAGGTTTGAATTTCAACCATAATTAGGGTGTGACTTTAGCAACTGTCACCAAGCTTGATATTTGTTTGATTCTTGCAGGATGATGAGTATCTTGCATCTCTGCAAGCGGACCAAGAAAAAGAATTGAAGGCCATGGAAGAAGCGAAGGCTCGTCGCTTAATGGAATTAGCAGCTAGAGAAGCTGCTCTTGAAGAAGAAAGGCGAAAGGAAGAAGAGTCTCGCAAGAAattggaggaggaggaggtaatcttacaaaactctctctctctctctctctcacacacacacacacacacaaggagTATCTCAAATATTTTCTTGTAGGGTTGCTGGAGGGATAGATGTCTGcctttttggttttgtttttagaTGAACTTTTTGCTTCTAAAGGGCGTCCCTGGGCCATAAGGCTCCCTGCTTTGCGAGGGTAATGGGAGGGTCGTTACAGTGTAATTTAATATTTCCAATTCATTTTCTTCAAttatttttttcctgaaaatgCTCTTATCTAAATGAGTAAAGGATCATGCAGATCTGTTAGTTTTAGTATTTGCAATTAGAGAATTCTGCAGTTTTACTAGCCCCTCTGAATGTTGACATTCAGAAGTAATTTgtaattagaaaataattagcgtgccaatttttttttgtttgttgattAGCAAAGAGAAATTATTTAAAatgaggcatcaaggggatgccacccaagtACAAAGAAACAGCAAGACCCTTATTGGAAAGCATCAAGAAAATCAAGGATGGCAAAGGGGTCCCTTTCAAGCAGCCCAGAATGCCAACTAGTGATTGTAGCTATCCAATGATCCATGATAGCCTGAATAGGAGAGAGAATTCCTTGAAAGGCTCTTCTATTCCCCTTCTCTCCACATGGCCCAGAAAATAACAAGGGAAATGAGGGAGAGAGATCTTCTCCCTTACTAGATCTGATCCCTTTCCAAGCCCACAGTTTCACCTCCCACTGTAGCTGCAGTTACCCATTTCTGATTTACAATGGAGATGGCTAAGTTCCACAATTTCGTAGTCCATGAACAATGCAGGAGTACGTGATCAACTGATTACACCAAGCATAAAAAGCATCAAATGACAAGAGGGAGACCTTTTTTCTGAAGATTGTCTATAGTATGGATTTTTCCAAGAGAAGCTTCCCATGTGaaaaaggcaacctttgaaggggTTGCCTTTCAAGGGAAGTTAGGCTTCGTTTGGTCCCCCCTTGTGGCTTTTTAAAAAGACCTTTGAAAATGGAGCTGATGAAAATGAACTTTTTGATATTGTTTTAAAATAGTTTGAATCCCTTGTGAAAAAGGagttactataaaaaaaaaaaaaagctggcTTTGAGTGTTTGGTAAAAAAGTTGTAAGGTGCCTAAAAGCATTTAAAATGGCTaaaatggatatatatatttgggaaatataattaatgcattgatagttttgtaatatttgaaaaaattaaggacaacaatgGAATTGAATAATTTGTTCGAGAAAAAACAGTCTTTTAGCTTTTAAAAACATCAAATCTGTAACTTTAAAAGCTCACCAAAAAAAAGTAAAAGCTGGAAAACTTATTTACCAAAAATGTTCTACCTGGATTTTACTtttagaaaggaaaaattgagacaaatttttttttttttgggcggggggggggggggggggggggggtgggggggggcgGGTGGGTTTCCCAGCCAGTAAACTAAGGTGTTTATAAAAAGAGCAAACAGTGAAGTTGCCATCTTTCCTCAAAATTTATTTGGGCTCATCGGAACTGGCCTGACGATGAAACTTATAAAGACTGCTGAAAAAATCtgtaaaaatatcatattcccAATCCAAAGCATTTTGTTGTGAAAAACGAATTGCATAGCAGAATATTGGATCAAACAAACGCAGATCAAACAAACGCAGCATTCAATGGTAAGCTATACAGAAACAATCCACagcaattaaataaaatcaataacaACAAATACACAAGGAATTACGAGGTTTGGCAATGCTTACATCCACGGGAGAAAACGGCAACaatttcactatcttcttgtccaaaggacatgaacaatacatcaacCATTTCAAATACATCACAATCaacgtatatataaagtttccggaggttttccctccaaactcCAACCAACGTAACGTCCcttattaaaatttgaaatctgcacTTGGTTTCCCGAGCCAAACCGCCAACGGTTTCAGGCAGAGAGTAAAATCTCTCAGACACTGTTCCAAACCGTCAACTGTTTTTTCTGCTGTTACTT from Malania oleifera isolate guangnan ecotype guangnan chromosome 9, ASM2987363v1, whole genome shotgun sequence carries:
- the LOC131164011 gene encoding plant UBX domain-containing protein 8 codes for the protein MARPTQEAIDTFMSITGASEAVAVQKLEEHGEDLNEAVNAHFSEGDRNIMHETSIAAQNDFMDVDDPSQLESGGAPFPLLSAARNLNPFSILDPNLSRSLLGHSSELSSAAPIVSHPREVREIPIEVKDGTEPSRHSGRIPTIEDVTGTADIHGPEIHGTVIIDDENDENIPTTPTGHSAGWNERKNGGLGNSSHDGHGRPSAPEFDKFSDFGNDIEEEMIRAAIEASRQEVEEEGFPAQKIGTHTDSNAPGPHQRRSPLEDAELAQAVSLSLKTAEQEKALREQGIKVEASKVGAYEPSEVEDLGKSAALNGRVEAGSSFIQDETEDVEEPLVRHRSRHMSSGSMEPTEDVGEVGEIGVSPPSSPGQNGSHSQHNGNSFPSDEWGGISSLEHDEAVMLEAAMFGGIPEGSSYRFPYAPHQLMQTGLSSTVGPYTQRMPRPPSPSLEAQRLIREQQDDEYLASLQADQEKELKAMEEAKARRLMELAAREAALEEERRKEEESRKKLEEEEEFERELVAKEASLPEEPALDDENSVTLLVRMPNGSRRGRRFLKSDKLQSLFDFIDVGKGVKPGTYRLVRPYPRRAFSDAECASSLNELGLTSKQEALFLELI